One genomic region from Campylobacter concisus encodes:
- the hemE gene encoding uroporphyrinogen decarboxylase, with product MIFIDACLKKPTPYTPVWMMRQAGRYLPEYMRVRAQAGDFLSLCKDYKKASEVTLQPVEILGVDAAILFSDILVVPLEMGMDLRFEKGEGPVFTKPLRDKAALDALSIEKSTKNLAYVYDTIKLTRENLAKDKALIGFCGAPWTIATYMIEGGGSKTYAICKKMLYQNPEFLHQILEKVTQALILYVKEQIRAGVNAVQIFDSWAAALEEQAYFEFGFNYINKIVDSVKAEFPEIPVIVFPKGISGYLDKISGKFDVFGVDWSTPIELAKEKLSPRYVLQGNMEPTRLYSKKAIDEGVDKILSTMKGTPHIFNLGHGILPDVPVENAKYFIKQVQTKSAR from the coding sequence ATGATTTTTATAGACGCTTGTCTTAAAAAACCTACCCCTTATACGCCTGTTTGGATGATGCGCCAAGCCGGTAGATATTTGCCAGAGTATATGCGAGTACGCGCGCAAGCAGGGGATTTTTTATCTCTTTGCAAAGACTACAAAAAGGCTAGCGAAGTTACGCTTCAACCAGTTGAAATTCTTGGCGTTGATGCGGCGATTTTATTTAGCGACATTCTCGTTGTGCCTCTTGAAATGGGCATGGATCTACGTTTTGAAAAAGGCGAGGGACCAGTTTTTACAAAGCCCTTGCGTGATAAAGCCGCACTTGACGCGCTAAGTATCGAAAAATCGACTAAAAATTTAGCATACGTCTATGACACGATCAAGCTCACAAGAGAAAATTTAGCCAAAGATAAGGCTCTCATTGGCTTTTGTGGCGCACCCTGGACGATAGCTACATATATGATCGAGGGTGGTGGCAGTAAAACTTATGCGATCTGCAAAAAAATGCTCTATCAAAATCCAGAATTTTTACATCAAATTTTAGAAAAAGTGACGCAAGCACTCATCCTTTACGTCAAAGAGCAGATAAGAGCAGGCGTAAATGCCGTGCAAATTTTTGATAGCTGGGCGGCTGCGCTTGAAGAGCAGGCATATTTTGAGTTTGGATTTAACTACATTAATAAAATAGTTGATAGCGTTAAGGCTGAATTTCCAGAAATTCCGGTCATTGTTTTCCCAAAAGGAATAAGTGGCTATCTGGATAAAATTTCAGGTAAATTTGATGTTTTTGGCGTTGACTGGAGCACACCAATTGAGCTAGCAAAAGAAAAACTTAGCCCTAGATACGTCCTTCAAGGTAATATGGAGCCAACAAGGCTTTATAGCAAAAAAGCGATAGATGAAGGCGTGGATAAAATTTTAAGCACGATGAAAGGCACGCCACATATTTTCAACCTCGGTCATGGAATTTTGCCTGATGTGCCAGTTGAGAATGCAAAATATTTTATAAAACAGGTACAAACAAAAAGTGCAAGGTAA